In a single window of the Tellurirhabdus bombi genome:
- the gcvH gene encoding glycine cleavage system protein GcvH — MNFPAELKYTQDHEWIRLEGDVAVVGITDFAQKELGDIIFLDITTVGQTLDQGEIFGSVEAVKTVSDLFLPVKAEVIEINPEIEKSPELVNEDPYGRGWIVKIRIENTADIDELLSVEAYQELVGA; from the coding sequence ATGAACTTCCCTGCTGAATTAAAGTACACCCAAGATCACGAGTGGATTCGTCTTGAAGGCGACGTTGCTGTTGTTGGAATCACGGATTTTGCCCAGAAAGAATTAGGGGATATTATTTTTCTGGATATTACAACGGTTGGCCAAACCCTGGATCAGGGTGAGATTTTTGGCTCAGTTGAAGCAGTAAAAACGGTATCTGACTTGTTTTTACCCGTAAAGGCTGAAGTTATTGAAATTAACCCGGAAATTGAAAAATCACCGGAATTGGTCAACGAAGATCCTTACGGTCGTGGATGGATCGTTAAAATACGGATCGAAAACACCGCTGATATTGACGAATTACTGTCTGTTGAAGCCTACCAGGAATTAGTTGGTGCCTAA